A stretch of Synechococcus sp. WH 8020 DNA encodes these proteins:
- a CDS encoding DUF2973 domain-containing protein — protein sequence MFSSLFPFVYGLIFIILLWQAFRVMGRGFNAAGKPFVAEKVVDRTGRLTIHPELLDGDGRLTEEDLLTVRFGGDSEPPNPTSNPSE from the coding sequence ATGTTCAGCAGCCTGTTTCCTTTTGTCTATGGACTGATCTTCATCATCCTGTTGTGGCAAGCCTTTCGCGTGATGGGACGTGGATTCAATGCTGCCGGCAAACCTTTTGTGGCTGAGAAAGTCGTCGACCGGACAGGTCGGCTGACGATTCATCCTGAGCTCCTTGATGGAGACGGACGCCTCACGGAGGAGGATCTTTTGACCGTGCGATTTGGCGGCGATAGTGAACCTCCAAATCCAACTTCGAACCCCAGTGAATAA
- the xseA gene encoding exodeoxyribonuclease VII large subunit, with protein MSAESLPTYSVRELNNAIGALLDRGFAPRFVIQATASRPQVKKGHLWLTLTDGEASITAVAWASKLKQLDFVPADGDGVTVIGKLNFWSARASLAVQVLDMRPSLTTVLRRFETVKAQLLEEGVIDPSRRRRLPVYPKRLAVLTSVPSSALADMLRTAEERWPLSELLVVPIPVQGEVSPIICGVLSRLAKQHHQLGLDAIVIARGGGSREDLMVFDDAEVCRTLATFPVPVVTGLGHEDDLTVADLVADHRAATPTAAMVTLMPSRESAQQTIMQRRSRLSEYKRWRLEQANSRLRDRHLLLHALRPAVTLQRRRNQWQQRQQLLRALSPQRWLNRGFAMLNTTNGQPLQSIDDININEQLQILLKDGVIQAVAKTIQANKASNSQATL; from the coding sequence TTGAGCGCTGAATCACTTCCCACCTACTCCGTCCGCGAACTCAACAACGCGATCGGGGCTTTGCTGGATCGGGGTTTTGCGCCTCGGTTTGTCATCCAAGCAACAGCATCGAGGCCTCAAGTGAAGAAGGGGCATCTCTGGCTCACCTTGACTGATGGAGAGGCAAGCATCACTGCTGTGGCCTGGGCCTCAAAATTAAAACAATTGGATTTTGTTCCTGCAGATGGTGACGGAGTCACCGTGATTGGCAAGCTCAATTTCTGGTCAGCACGAGCGAGCCTTGCTGTTCAGGTTCTCGATATGAGGCCCAGCCTGACCACCGTGTTGCGTCGGTTTGAAACGGTCAAAGCACAATTGCTAGAGGAGGGCGTCATTGATCCCAGCCGGCGTCGAAGGTTGCCGGTCTATCCCAAACGATTAGCAGTCCTCACCAGCGTTCCAAGTTCAGCACTCGCAGACATGCTGCGTACAGCAGAAGAGCGATGGCCTTTGAGCGAGCTTCTTGTCGTTCCGATCCCCGTCCAAGGGGAGGTTTCGCCGATCATTTGCGGAGTTCTAAGTCGCCTTGCAAAACAACATCATCAGCTCGGATTAGACGCAATCGTGATCGCCCGAGGAGGAGGAAGCCGAGAAGATTTGATGGTCTTTGATGATGCAGAGGTTTGCCGAACGTTGGCAACCTTCCCTGTTCCGGTCGTGACAGGACTTGGGCATGAAGATGACCTCACCGTTGCTGACCTTGTGGCAGACCATCGAGCCGCAACGCCCACAGCCGCCATGGTCACACTGATGCCGAGCAGAGAGTCGGCACAACAAACAATCATGCAACGACGCAGTCGCTTAAGTGAATACAAACGCTGGCGATTAGAGCAAGCCAACTCTCGACTAAGAGATCGACATTTGCTGCTCCATGCACTTCGGCCTGCTGTAACCCTTCAACGTCGTCGAAATCAGTGGCAACAACGGCAGCAATTGTTGCGCGCTCTTTCACCCCAACGATGGCTCAATCGGGGGTTTGCGATGCTCAACACAACGAACGGCCAGCCCCTTCAAAGCATTGATGACATCAACATCAATGAACAGCTACAAATCCTTCTCAAGGATGGTGTGATTCAGGCCGTCGCCAAAACCATTCAAGCGAATAAAGCATCGAACTCCCAAGCAACTCTTTAA
- a CDS encoding potassium channel family protein, which yields MREWWHWSQSNPAAPSSFGIVGLGRFGSAVCKELMQNGAEVLAVDRSSKAIEELRQLEPSIEARIVDCTDEEALREAGILDMETVVVAISEPIEASITATLIAKDSAGSKVRRVIARATSDLHEKMLKRVGADRVVFPSRMQGERLGVELVRPNLMERLELDKHHSIEEIKVPGRFVGRSLRDLNLRKNFRVNVLAAGPAKELMVNPPASHVLQNGHVLVVMGLTDDLQELPKT from the coding sequence GTGAGGGAGTGGTGGCATTGGTCCCAATCCAACCCAGCAGCCCCTTCAAGTTTTGGGATTGTGGGGTTGGGTCGTTTCGGAAGTGCTGTCTGCAAGGAACTGATGCAAAACGGTGCTGAAGTGCTTGCTGTTGACCGTTCCTCCAAGGCCATCGAGGAACTACGCCAACTCGAGCCATCGATCGAAGCCCGCATCGTGGATTGCACCGATGAAGAAGCGCTTCGCGAAGCGGGGATCCTTGATATGGAAACCGTGGTTGTCGCCATCAGCGAACCCATCGAAGCCAGCATCACGGCCACCCTCATTGCCAAAGACAGTGCAGGAAGCAAGGTTCGGCGCGTGATTGCACGCGCAACCAGCGATTTGCACGAAAAAATGCTCAAGCGAGTGGGAGCCGATCGGGTGGTCTTTCCCTCTCGCATGCAAGGCGAACGGCTGGGTGTGGAATTGGTACGCCCCAACCTGATGGAGCGACTCGAACTCGATAAGCATCATTCGATTGAAGAAATCAAGGTGCCTGGCCGGTTCGTGGGGCGCTCGCTGCGAGACCTCAACCTGCGCAAGAATTTTCGCGTGAATGTTCTTGCGGCAGGTCCGGCGAAAGAACTCATGGTCAACCCACCGGCGTCCCATGTGCTGCAAAACGGGCACGTTCTCGTGGTGATGGGTTTAACCGACGATCTACAAGAGCTTCCGAAAACCTGA
- a CDS encoding DUF2834 domain-containing protein, translating into MNRFLPWTYLLIAILGAILPWQANLEFMHMNPGGGFDLQTFIQDANINAASRSLSRDLLIAASAFSIWIITEGRKLKIKGWWITLIVSFSISFACGGPLFLYLRERKLMELISEQEQK; encoded by the coding sequence ATGAATAGATTCCTCCCATGGACTTACCTCTTGATCGCCATCCTTGGAGCCATCCTTCCTTGGCAAGCGAATCTCGAATTCATGCACATGAATCCAGGCGGCGGATTTGACCTCCAGACGTTTATCCAAGATGCCAACATCAATGCAGCTTCCCGCTCATTAAGTAGGGACCTTTTGATTGCTGCATCAGCCTTCAGCATTTGGATCATCACAGAAGGGAGAAAGCTAAAAATCAAGGGCTGGTGGATCACCTTGATCGTAAGTTTCAGCATTTCCTTCGCATGCGGAGGTCCACTGTTTCTTTATTTAAGAGAACGTAAATTGATGGAGCTCATTTCAGAACAAGAACAAAAATGA
- a CDS encoding high light inducible protein, with protein sequence MTDTSSRFGFVNFAETWNGRLAMLGFIIGLGTELLTGQGILTQIGLG encoded by the coding sequence ATGACTGACACCTCATCTCGCTTCGGCTTCGTCAATTTTGCTGAGACCTGGAACGGCCGTCTTGCCATGCTTGGGTTCATCATCGGCCTGGGCACCGAGCTTCTCACCGGTCAAGGCATCCTGACCCAAATCGGCCTCGGCTGA
- a CDS encoding ABC transporter ATP-binding protein produces MMGFPCLHSVLRLERVGKIYPTGEVLRDVTWEVKPGDRIGLVGVNGAGKSTQLRLIAGMEEASSGQIVKQGEPKIAYLQQEFDVDPSRTVREELFQAFGEAAIVLGKQKKVELEMAAERAALDPDHLDELIHELGRLQTRFEGLHGYELDARIDKLLPTIGFKLEEADRLVSDYSGGWQMRLALGKILLQDPDLLLLDEPTNHLDVETIQWLEGYLIEQKAALVVISHDRTFLDRVCNQIVSTERGVSRAYLGNYTSHLEQKALEQEASQAAFERQQKEIATQQAYIDRFRASATRSTQAKSREKQLDKVERVDAPVESVSGPSFRFPPAPRSGAQVAVIDNLTHCYGENILFMEADLEIERGDRIAFVGPNGAGKSTLLRLIMGVETPDEGSARLGEHNIVASYFEQNQAEALDLTKTVIETMFEAVPDWTQTQVRSLLGSFCFSNDSVFKEVAKLSGGEKARLALALMLLSPCNLLVLDEPTNHLDIPAKQMLEDALCDYEGAALLVSHDRYFISRVANKIVEIRDGELVTYLGNYAYYQDKKAEERAEAETKRLIAEKEAKRKANQAKQKERASRKKNAA; encoded by the coding sequence ATGATGGGTTTTCCCTGCCTCCACTCCGTGCTGCGACTTGAGCGAGTCGGCAAGATTTATCCCACCGGAGAAGTTCTGCGGGATGTGACCTGGGAGGTCAAACCCGGAGACCGCATCGGCCTTGTTGGCGTGAATGGAGCAGGGAAATCAACCCAGCTAAGGCTGATTGCTGGCATGGAAGAAGCCAGCAGTGGCCAAATCGTGAAACAAGGCGAGCCAAAAATCGCTTACCTGCAGCAAGAATTCGATGTCGACCCCAGCCGCACGGTGAGAGAAGAGCTGTTTCAAGCCTTTGGCGAGGCCGCCATCGTGCTGGGCAAACAAAAAAAAGTTGAATTGGAGATGGCGGCCGAACGCGCGGCGCTCGATCCCGATCATCTCGACGAGCTCATTCACGAACTAGGGCGACTGCAGACCCGGTTTGAAGGACTGCATGGCTACGAGCTCGATGCACGAATCGACAAATTGCTCCCCACCATCGGATTCAAACTCGAGGAGGCAGACCGCCTGGTCTCGGACTACTCCGGCGGCTGGCAAATGCGACTGGCACTGGGAAAAATCCTCCTTCAAGACCCTGATCTTCTTCTCTTAGACGAGCCAACCAACCATCTCGACGTCGAAACGATTCAGTGGCTCGAGGGATATCTCATCGAACAAAAGGCGGCATTGGTCGTGATCAGTCATGACCGTACGTTTCTGGATCGTGTCTGCAATCAAATTGTGAGCACGGAGCGAGGCGTCTCGAGGGCCTACCTGGGCAATTACACCTCGCACCTCGAACAAAAAGCACTCGAGCAAGAAGCCTCACAAGCAGCCTTTGAACGGCAGCAGAAAGAGATCGCAACCCAACAGGCCTACATCGATCGCTTCCGTGCCAGTGCAACGCGCAGCACCCAGGCCAAAAGCCGAGAAAAGCAGCTGGACAAGGTGGAGAGAGTGGATGCCCCGGTTGAGTCGGTGAGCGGACCCAGCTTCCGCTTTCCCCCCGCACCACGATCTGGTGCACAGGTGGCTGTCATCGACAACTTGACCCATTGCTACGGGGAAAACATCCTTTTCATGGAAGCTGATCTCGAAATCGAGAGAGGTGATCGGATCGCCTTTGTGGGTCCCAACGGAGCCGGAAAGTCCACCCTGCTCCGATTGATCATGGGCGTCGAAACTCCTGATGAAGGTTCAGCAAGACTCGGGGAGCACAACATCGTTGCCAGCTATTTCGAACAAAACCAGGCAGAAGCCCTTGATCTCACCAAAACGGTGATTGAGACCATGTTCGAAGCCGTTCCTGATTGGACACAAACTCAAGTGCGCTCATTACTGGGGAGTTTCTGTTTCAGTAACGACAGTGTTTTCAAGGAGGTTGCCAAACTTAGTGGCGGAGAGAAAGCACGCCTTGCCCTTGCCCTGATGTTGCTCAGTCCCTGCAATTTACTGGTTCTCGATGAGCCGACAAACCATCTCGATATTCCTGCGAAACAGATGCTTGAAGACGCACTATGCGACTACGAAGGAGCCGCTTTACTGGTATCGCATGACCGTTACTTCATCTCACGTGTAGCCAACAAAATCGTGGAAATTCGCGATGGTGAGCTCGTGACATATCTGGGAAATTACGCTTACTACCAAGATAAAAAGGCTGAGGAAAGGGCTGAAGCCGAGACCAAGCGACTGATTGCCGAGAAAGAAGCCAAGCGCAAAGCGAATCAGGCAAAGCAAAAAGAGCGTGCTTCCCGCAAAAAAAACGCTGCTTAG
- the xseB gene encoding exodeoxyribonuclease VII small subunit translates to MPRKKPEPAKTSEQDTWKEDASKLSYEEALQAVDVLLGQLQDDSVPLADLQKNYARATIYLDRCELLLSQVEQSVRQLDPNTMEECTVDVSNNE, encoded by the coding sequence ATGCCACGCAAAAAGCCCGAACCAGCAAAGACATCTGAACAAGACACCTGGAAAGAAGATGCATCGAAGCTGAGCTATGAGGAAGCCTTGCAGGCTGTTGATGTGCTGCTAGGGCAATTACAAGATGATTCCGTTCCATTAGCGGATTTACAAAAAAATTATGCTCGTGCCACGATCTACCTCGATCGCTGTGAGTTACTTCTCAGCCAAGTAGAGCAATCGGTTCGCCAGCTCGATCCGAATACCATGGAAGAGTGCACTGTCGACGTGAGCAACAATGAATAG
- a CDS encoding ribbon-helix-helix domain-containing protein has protein sequence MATRQNSSSGKPKSPRIQVVLPEDLCLRLTALAEEESRTVSNMAKVLIQQGVQRYEQGGDRQVSAPVADAHQSSTEQLRSALESKQTGRLRGAPRRVRLHRPS, from the coding sequence GTGGCCACTCGCCAAAACTCATCCAGCGGGAAGCCAAAGTCACCTCGTATTCAGGTGGTGCTCCCCGAAGACCTTTGCCTCCGCTTGACGGCGTTGGCTGAGGAGGAATCGCGCACGGTCAGCAACATGGCCAAGGTGTTGATTCAGCAAGGGGTTCAGCGATACGAACAGGGAGGTGACAGGCAGGTGTCAGCTCCAGTCGCCGATGCACATCAGTCGTCAACAGAGCAATTGCGCAGTGCTCTTGAGTCGAAGCAAACCGGTCGGCTACGGGGCGCACCACGTCGCGTCAGACTTCACCGCCCGAGTTGA
- the hrpB gene encoding ATP-dependent helicase HrpB, producing MGEFPIDPLLPRLRASLVPGATVLLQSPPGAGKTTRVPLALLGEVAGTDPLPGRSLMLEPRRLAARAAATRLAISLNEPLGERVGYSVRNEQKRSSRTRIEAMTDGLFLRRLQNDPELTGINCVIFDEFHERSRNSELALALVREAQELLRPDLCLLLMSATLDLTNLRSQLPHAQVLTSEGKAFPVETQHLSPRPNEPLEGRVLRAIEQEMTHLLGTQDGGHHPSTVLVFLPGVREIERCRQRLSKSDLLNHWEVIALHGRQSLAEQGRALKPCNHERDGRVILATSIAESSLTLDGVRLVIDCGLTRHTQFDPGTGMEGLITVPASQASADQRRGRAGRQQAGRCIRLWSPAEQQRRPAHDIPELQRADPQPTVLDLALWGAGLGETLPWIEPPPRAALQEGRRQLLELGALNSEGRPTDMGQKLARFGAHPRLGLILLQARALGRPQVGADLAAILNERDLLSQHNHGSDLWARMLLLRDQRSSSRMPRERTAADRLRTILDQSRRWLQQLGQFDQEQEPQGIEATDEQIAAQLVATAFPEWIAMARPGQRGQFLLRQGRGAALQVSDPLDGAEALAIAQLDLGDTRAKIRLALPLTKQWVRDLADQSGHWQERVLWDEQTKRVKAERVLQLGALELERQTQPQASCERSRDVLIQQLRKDGLAVLPWTQRTEQLRSRLALAHQRLGDPWPLRTLQHLEKHPHTWIADTLMDCRGWDDVKEEQLMEALWGDLAWSNRQQLDQLLPTQIRIPSGRNAALNYQNDDIVLSVKLQEMFGSLEGPAVLNGQLAVTIELLSPAGRPLQRTRDLAGFWQGSYQQVRKEMRGRYPKHPWPEDPTNAEPTAKRKARP from the coding sequence TTGGGCGAGTTCCCGATCGATCCCTTACTGCCAAGGCTGCGAGCCAGTCTTGTTCCAGGTGCCACGGTCTTACTGCAATCTCCGCCGGGTGCCGGCAAAACAACCAGGGTGCCCTTGGCACTGCTTGGAGAGGTTGCAGGGACGGATCCCCTGCCGGGCCGTTCCCTCATGCTTGAGCCCAGGCGACTTGCCGCAAGGGCTGCAGCAACCAGGCTCGCGATCAGCCTGAACGAACCGCTTGGGGAACGCGTGGGCTATTCCGTGCGAAACGAGCAAAAACGCTCCTCTCGTACGAGGATCGAAGCGATGACGGATGGGCTTTTCCTCCGTCGACTCCAAAACGATCCGGAGCTCACAGGGATCAACTGCGTGATCTTTGATGAATTCCATGAGCGCAGTCGAAATAGTGAATTAGCGCTTGCCTTGGTTCGGGAAGCGCAGGAGCTCCTCAGGCCTGATCTCTGCCTGCTGCTGATGTCGGCGACGCTTGATCTAACCAACCTGCGCAGCCAATTACCTCATGCGCAGGTTCTCACGAGCGAAGGGAAGGCCTTCCCAGTTGAGACGCAACACCTCTCACCCCGACCGAATGAACCTCTCGAGGGACGCGTTCTACGGGCGATTGAGCAGGAGATGACCCACCTGCTTGGCACACAAGACGGTGGACATCATCCATCCACCGTCTTGGTTTTCCTGCCTGGAGTCCGTGAGATTGAGCGTTGCCGGCAACGTTTAAGCAAGTCAGACCTGCTGAACCATTGGGAGGTCATCGCCCTCCATGGAAGGCAATCCCTCGCCGAACAGGGACGAGCCCTGAAGCCTTGCAACCACGAGCGGGACGGACGCGTGATTTTGGCAACGTCCATCGCCGAAAGCTCCCTCACCCTGGATGGTGTTCGCCTCGTGATCGATTGCGGACTCACGCGGCACACCCAATTTGATCCTGGGACAGGAATGGAGGGACTGATCACCGTGCCGGCAAGTCAGGCCAGCGCTGATCAGCGACGAGGCCGTGCTGGACGGCAACAGGCCGGTCGTTGCATCCGGCTTTGGTCTCCCGCTGAACAGCAACGACGGCCTGCCCATGACATTCCAGAGTTGCAGCGAGCTGACCCTCAACCCACCGTGCTGGATCTCGCTCTCTGGGGGGCTGGCTTAGGCGAAACATTGCCTTGGATCGAGCCCCCTCCGAGGGCCGCACTTCAGGAAGGCCGCAGGCAATTGCTTGAGCTAGGAGCCCTTAATTCAGAGGGACGCCCTACCGATATGGGGCAGAAACTGGCTCGATTTGGCGCCCATCCACGCCTGGGATTGATCCTTCTCCAAGCTCGTGCCTTGGGGAGACCGCAAGTTGGAGCAGACCTCGCCGCCATTCTCAATGAGCGTGATCTTCTAAGCCAGCACAACCACGGCAGTGACCTTTGGGCTCGCATGCTCTTGCTCCGCGACCAGCGGAGCTCTTCGCGAATGCCAAGGGAGCGCACCGCAGCCGATCGCCTCAGGACAATTCTCGATCAGAGCCGTCGATGGCTGCAACAACTCGGTCAATTTGATCAGGAGCAAGAGCCCCAAGGCATTGAGGCGACAGACGAGCAAATCGCAGCTCAGCTGGTTGCAACAGCTTTTCCTGAATGGATTGCAATGGCCCGTCCAGGACAACGCGGACAATTTTTGCTTCGCCAAGGCCGCGGTGCGGCTCTACAGGTCAGCGATCCACTGGATGGAGCGGAGGCACTTGCAATTGCACAGCTCGACCTCGGTGACACCAGAGCCAAGATCCGACTGGCCCTCCCCCTCACAAAGCAATGGGTTAGGGACCTTGCCGATCAGAGCGGCCACTGGCAAGAGCGAGTGCTTTGGGACGAGCAAACCAAGCGGGTCAAAGCAGAGCGGGTCTTGCAGCTTGGTGCGCTGGAACTCGAGCGACAGACACAACCACAGGCGTCTTGTGAACGAAGTCGGGATGTCTTGATCCAGCAACTCCGCAAAGACGGACTAGCTGTACTTCCCTGGACCCAGCGCACAGAACAACTTCGCAGTCGTCTCGCTCTGGCCCACCAACGGCTGGGAGACCCATGGCCGCTTCGCACTCTCCAACACTTGGAGAAACATCCCCACACCTGGATTGCGGACACTTTGATGGATTGCAGAGGTTGGGACGACGTCAAGGAAGAGCAACTGATGGAAGCCCTTTGGGGTGATCTCGCCTGGTCGAACCGGCAGCAACTCGATCAGCTCTTACCAACGCAAATCAGAATCCCTTCAGGGCGCAACGCAGCTCTGAACTATCAAAATGACGACATTGTGCTGTCGGTCAAGCTGCAGGAAATGTTTGGCAGCCTCGAGGGACCGGCTGTTTTGAATGGCCAACTCGCTGTGACGATTGAATTGCTATCGCCCGCAGGGCGCCCACTTCAACGCACCCGCGACCTTGCTGGGTTCTGGCAAGGCAGCTACCAACAGGTGCGCAAGGAGATGCGCGGTCGCTATCCCAAGCATCCATGGCCGGAGGATCCGACGAATGCCGAGCCCACGGCCAAAAGGAAGGCCCGCCCCTGA
- a CDS encoding trypsin-like peptidase domain-containing protein: MAVSNPLLPLVCAGALTFPGMLMQPPRVFAAGAAQAVAPTSFVAQAVARSGPAVVTLETQRTVRASVGNGLPRSLMADPFLRRFFGMQSQSAPRSRVERGQGSGVIFDEQGLVLTNAHVVENADRVTVGLPDGRRVAGRVIGQDSLTDLAVVQLETKGPWPTAPLGNSDRLQVGDWAIAVGNPFGLENTVTMGIVSNLNRNMSQLGISGKRLDLIQTDAAINPGNSGGPLLNARGDVIGINTLVRSGPGAGLGFAIPINRARSIASQLVKQGRASHPIVGVGLSTVPAPRPGATAPPGAVIRSVVPGGPADRGNLRVDDVIVSINGQSISNPSEVVSEIDRHGVDRPLNLEVMRSGKRMTLAITPIEMTSLR, encoded by the coding sequence ATGGCGGTGTCTAATCCTTTGCTCCCATTGGTTTGCGCTGGTGCATTGACGTTCCCCGGGATGCTGATGCAACCGCCTCGAGTCTTCGCCGCAGGGGCTGCACAGGCCGTTGCGCCGACCTCGTTCGTTGCGCAAGCTGTTGCGCGCAGCGGACCGGCTGTTGTCACTCTTGAAACGCAGCGAACTGTCAGGGCGTCGGTTGGAAATGGACTGCCTCGGAGCTTGATGGCGGATCCATTCCTCCGCCGCTTTTTTGGGATGCAATCTCAATCGGCTCCGCGTTCAAGGGTTGAGCGGGGGCAGGGCAGTGGCGTGATTTTTGATGAACAAGGCTTGGTTCTTACCAACGCTCATGTCGTGGAGAATGCGGATCGAGTAACAGTGGGACTGCCTGATGGCAGACGTGTCGCTGGTCGGGTGATTGGGCAGGACTCTCTAACCGACTTGGCCGTTGTGCAGTTGGAAACAAAAGGGCCATGGCCTACGGCTCCCTTGGGCAATTCAGATCGTCTTCAGGTGGGGGATTGGGCTATCGCTGTGGGCAATCCCTTTGGCCTTGAGAACACAGTGACGATGGGAATTGTCAGCAACCTCAATCGCAACATGTCACAACTGGGCATTTCAGGAAAGCGTCTTGATCTCATCCAGACAGACGCTGCGATTAACCCTGGTAATTCGGGTGGCCCGTTGTTGAACGCCCGTGGTGATGTGATTGGAATCAATACCCTCGTGCGGTCAGGACCAGGGGCAGGTCTCGGTTTTGCAATTCCCATCAATAGGGCACGGTCGATCGCCAGTCAGCTCGTCAAGCAGGGAAGGGCGAGTCACCCCATTGTGGGTGTGGGGCTTTCAACGGTTCCTGCCCCCAGGCCAGGGGCAACTGCTCCTCCTGGAGCTGTGATTCGATCAGTCGTCCCAGGTGGCCCCGCCGATCGTGGAAACTTGCGAGTTGATGACGTGATCGTGTCAATCAATGGTCAATCGATCAGTAATCCCTCTGAAGTTGTTTCGGAGATCGATCGACATGGAGTGGATCGACCCTTGAATCTTGAAGTAATGCGGTCTGGTAAACGTATGACGCTTGCAATTACGCCCATTGAGATGACATCTTTGCGTTGA
- a CDS encoding anhydro-N-acetylmuramic acid kinase, translated as MRVLGLMSGTSADGVDAVLVELSGSADHPRWSLLRSASLDYPSSTRQLILAVGQGEATTAASLLNLSETITKIQAAAAVQCDPEGEAQLVGCHGQTLWHRPPNRSKTGALERGASWQMLQAPLLAQLLKRPVIFDFRAADLALGGQGAPLVPKADAALLGRTKGWRALLNLGGIANLTLIPPDAGPDRLQPVRGWDCGPANSLIDLAMEQFSEGKESCDQGGRLAETGHCDEALILRWLAEPYFQLSPPKSTGREVFGRDDLTRRLQEMQGRPIANQIATLTAFTAAVVAQDLQQLSNQNHPLPIELLVAGGGSQNLTLMRELNKRCRGLRLRRSDELQLPSQSREAIVFALLAWWHHLGYPGNAPAITGAQHEVVLGVRVNPA; from the coding sequence ATGCGCGTTCTCGGATTGATGAGCGGCACAAGCGCCGATGGCGTGGATGCTGTCCTTGTCGAACTCTCCGGGTCCGCCGACCATCCCCGTTGGTCACTGCTGCGGTCTGCCTCGCTGGACTATCCAAGCTCGACACGACAACTGATCTTGGCCGTGGGCCAAGGCGAAGCCACAACCGCCGCCTCTCTCCTCAATCTTTCCGAAACGATCACCAAGATTCAGGCCGCAGCAGCTGTTCAGTGCGACCCAGAGGGAGAGGCGCAGCTGGTGGGATGTCATGGCCAAACCCTTTGGCATCGCCCCCCCAACCGATCGAAAACTGGCGCACTTGAGCGTGGAGCGAGCTGGCAGATGCTCCAAGCACCCCTGCTAGCGCAACTACTGAAACGCCCTGTGATCTTCGACTTTCGGGCGGCCGATCTGGCCCTCGGAGGTCAAGGAGCACCTCTTGTTCCCAAAGCTGATGCGGCCCTTTTGGGACGAACCAAAGGTTGGAGAGCGTTGCTGAATTTGGGTGGCATCGCCAACCTCACCCTCATTCCACCTGATGCAGGTCCTGATCGACTCCAACCCGTCAGGGGGTGGGATTGCGGCCCTGCTAATAGCTTGATCGACCTGGCGATGGAGCAGTTCAGCGAAGGGAAGGAAAGCTGCGACCAGGGCGGCCGCCTAGCAGAGACTGGTCATTGCGATGAAGCCTTAATTCTCCGCTGGCTTGCTGAGCCTTACTTCCAGCTCAGCCCTCCCAAATCCACAGGTCGTGAAGTCTTCGGCCGAGACGATCTAACGAGGCGTCTTCAGGAGATGCAAGGACGGCCGATCGCCAATCAAATCGCGACGCTCACAGCCTTCACAGCCGCCGTTGTGGCACAGGATCTGCAACAGCTCTCCAACCAAAACCATCCCCTCCCTATCGAGCTGTTGGTTGCTGGAGGTGGCAGCCAGAACCTCACGTTGATGCGAGAACTCAACAAACGCTGCCGAGGCCTAAGACTGCGTCGCAGCGACGAGCTTCAACTCCCCAGCCAAAGCCGTGAAGCCATCGTGTTTGCTCTGTTGGCATGGTGGCATCACCTGGGGTATCCAGGAAATGCACCAGCGATCACGGGCGCACAGCACGAGGTCGTCCTCGGAGTACGCGTCAATCCGGCTTGA